The following proteins are co-located in the Portunus trituberculatus isolate SZX2019 chromosome 16, ASM1759143v1, whole genome shotgun sequence genome:
- the LOC123504589 gene encoding zinc finger HIT domain-containing protein 2-like, whose amino-acid sequence MASAPVTTAKCTYCTNPSKYTCPRCNTHYCSSSCYRNADHVQCSENFYREQVEEEMQGCTVSDESKRKMMEILQRVKSGESVMEAEDGPLDSDDDENEEDLSVRMAGVDLNDSEAVWRNMTEEERQDFQELVKKGNFEELIPAWNAWWDQEVQLVQEVISGSPTSPSYTANCPGIVEVPPLSEITKVTPSPCLPYNILNVLAAYVWTVRLFNGDHQDSSQDATEAILTLSSVLASGASYEEAALAVESPKMEAQNHLWLQESEEFANTVRRDVWKILQGPTPSNKTYYIRAALSEIHVLLNTCKTALAKKKRPSGQRKGMFTSSFPEENTQVELKIATLPMVKSVIKKVEFLLSYAVEYSELLAAMSPP is encoded by the exons ATGGCGTCTGCACCTGTCACAACAGCAAAATGCACCTA TTGCACAAACCCATCTAAGTACACCTGTCCACGCTGCAACACacactactgctcctcctcctgctatagGAATGCAGATCATGTACAGTGCTCTGAAAACTTTTACAGGGAgcaggtagaggaagag ATGCAGGGATGTACAGTGTCAGATGAgtctaaaagaaaaatgatggagATCCTGCAGCGTGTGAAGTCTGGGGAATCAGTAATGGAGGCAGAGGATGGACCACTGGACtcagatgatgatgagaatgaggaggactTGAGTGTCAGGATGGCAG GGGTAGACTTGAATGATAGTGAAGCTGTATGGAGGAACATGACAGAAGAAGAGCGGCAGGATTTCCAGGAGCTGGTCAAGAAGGGAAACTTTGAGGAGCTGATCCCTGCCTGGAATGCATGGTGGGATCAGGAGGTGCAGCTAGTACAGGAGGTCATCTCAGGCTCTCCAACATCTCCTTCATACACTGCCAACTGTCCTGGTATTGTGGAGGTTCCCCCACTTAGTGAAATCACG AAGGTTACTCCATCCCCCTGTCTTCCCTACAACATCCTCAACGTACTGGCAGCTTATGTGTGGACAGTGCGTCTTTTCAATGGTGACCACCAGGACAGCAGTCAAGATGCCACTGAGGCCATCCTTACCTTGTCTTCTGTCCTGGCCTCTGGTGCATCCTATGAGGAGGCTGCATTGGCTGTTGAAAGCCCCAAGATGGAAGCACAGAAT CACTTGTGGCTTCAAGAGAGTGAAGAGTTTGCAAACACTGTTAGAAGAGATGTGTGGAAGATCCTGCAAGGTCCAACCCCAAGTAACAAGACCTACTATATACGAGCAGCTCTCTCTGAGATACACGTCCTCCTCAACACCTGCAAGACAGCCctggcaaagaaaaaaaggccctcAG GACAAAGGAAGGGGATGTTTACCTCTTCATTTCCAGAAGAAAACACTCAAGTGGAACTTAAAATCGCTACATTACCCATGGTCAAGTCAGTTATTAAGAAGGTGGAGTTCCTCTTGTCTTATGCAGTGGAGTACTCAGAGCTCCTGGCTGCCATGTCTCCTCCCTAG